The Rhinopithecus roxellana isolate Shanxi Qingling chromosome 13, ASM756505v1, whole genome shotgun sequence genome contains a region encoding:
- the SHISA8 gene encoding protein shisa-8 isoform X2, whose amino-acid sequence MARAGARRLLGDRRPPGLRLALALRLALLLARPPSGRAGAPEAQGPATPGTTAPAGGDRCRGYYDVMGQWDPPFNCSSGAYSFCCGTCGYRFCCHDGPRRLDQSRCSNYDTPAWVQTGRPPARARDTAAPRDPGRERSHTAVYAVCGVAALLVLAGIGARLGLERAHSPRARRTVTRALTELLKQPGPQEPLPPTLGPPLGDCVQVQMGDGLPRGSPHNSSGPVPGAGGCREDRLGSQPRRENGPPGSHRTASGRGLRRGDSEGGVTRGIRPSRVSLLAPDKKRLSKAPLGSAALGPPRGPRLQGGCSLTLQPDYAKYATFKAATLKAREAGPRDFCQRFPALEPSPRQPRAGAPRPAPDLPAPLDACPWAPPGYAPPAARGPYAAWTAGRPARPAPLGHPTAQAFQVPRRPGHAARRQFSVEKMPETFSPHPPGLYRSAGRGSRYLRTNSKTEVTV is encoded by the exons ATGGCGCGGGCCGGGGCGCGGAGACTGCTCGGCGACCGCCGTCCGCCCGGGCTCCGGCTCGCGCTTGCGCTTCGGCTCGCGTTGCTGCTGGCGCGGCCGCCGTCGGGCCGCGCGGGGGCCCCCGAGGCGCAGGGTCCCGCGACGCCGGGCACTACAGCCCCGGCGGGGGGCGACCGCTGCCGCGGCTACTACGACGTGATGGGTCAGTGGGACCCGCCCTTCAACTGCAGCTCCGGCGCCTACAGCTTCTGCTGCGGCACGTGCGGCTACCGCTTCTGCTGCCACGACGGGCCGCGGCGCCTCGACCAGAGCCGCTGCTCCAACTACGACACGCCGGCCTGGGTCCAGACAGGCCGGCCGCCCGCCCGCGCCCGCGACACCGCAGCGCCCCGGGACCCGGGCCGCGAGCGCAGCCACACCGCCGTCTACGCGGTGTGCGGCGTCGCCGCGCTGCTGGTGCTGGCCGGCATCGGGGCGCGCCTGGGTCTGGAGAGGGCGCACAGCCCGCGCGCGCGGCGCACCGTGACCAG GGCGCTGACGGAGCTTCTGAAGCAGCCGGGCCCCCAGGAGCCATTGCCTCCCACCCTGGGCCCGCCCCTGGGTGACTGTGTCCAGGTGCAGATGGGGGACGGCCTCCCCCGGGGCTCCCCCCACAACAGCTCAG GCCCTGTTCCAGGCGCTGGAGGCTGCCGCGAAGACAGGCTTGGCTCGCAGCCTCGCCGGGAGAACGGTCCCCCAGGTTCTCACCGAACGGCCTCGGGGAGAGGGCTGCGGAGAGGTGACAGCGAGGGCGGAGTGACCCGGGGTATCAGGCCGAGCCGCGTCTCACTCCTCGCTCCAGACAAGAAGCGCCTCAGCAAGGCGCCCCTGGGGTCAGCCGCCCTGGGGCCCCCGCGCGGCCCGCGGCTGCAGGGTGGCTGCAGCTTGACGCTGCAGCCCGACTACGCCAAGTACGCCACGTTCAAGGCAGCCACGCTGAAGGCCAGAG AGGCCGGCCCGCGGGACTTCTGCCAGCGTTTTCCCGCCCTCGAGCCGTCCCCGCGGCAACCCCGGGCGGGGGCCCCGCGTCCCGCCCCGGACTTGCCTGCGCCCCTGGACGCCTGCCCATGGGCCCCACCGGGCTACGCGCCCCCTGCTGCGCGGGGCCCCTATGCCGCCTGGACCGCCGGTCGCCCGGCCCGGCCAGCCCCGCTCGGCCACCCGACGGCTCAGGCCTTCCAGGTACCTCGGCGGCCCGGTCACGCGGCCCGGCGCCAGTTCAGCGTGGAGAAGATGCCGGAGACCTTCAGCCCGCACCCCCCCGGCCTTTACCGCAGCGCGGGCCGCGGGTCCCGGTACCTAAGGACCAACAGCAAGACCGAGGTCACCGTGTGA
- the SHISA8 gene encoding protein shisa-8 isoform X1, which translates to MARAGARRLLGDRRPPGLRLALALRLALLLARPPSGRAGAPEAQGPATPGTTAPAGGDRCRGYYDVMGQWDPPFNCSSGAYSFCCGTCGYRFCCHDGPRRLDQSRCSNYDTPAWVQTGRPPARARDTAAPRDPGRERSHTAVYAVCGVAALLVLAGIGARLGLERAHSPRARRTVTRALTELLKQPGPQEPLPPTLGPPLGDCVQVQMGDGLPRGSPHNSSGPRTPRLARASPPGEPFMRVAPPGLAAAAAARDPEPGPVPGAGGCREDRLGSQPRRENGPPGSHRTASGRGLRRGDSEGGVTRGIRPSRVSLLAPDKKRLSKAPLGSAALGPPRGPRLQGGCSLTLQPDYAKYATFKAATLKAREAGPRDFCQRFPALEPSPRQPRAGAPRPAPDLPAPLDACPWAPPGYAPPAARGPYAAWTAGRPARPAPLGHPTAQAFQVPRRPGHAARRQFSVEKMPETFSPHPPGLYRSAGRGSRYLRTNSKTEVTV; encoded by the exons ATGGCGCGGGCCGGGGCGCGGAGACTGCTCGGCGACCGCCGTCCGCCCGGGCTCCGGCTCGCGCTTGCGCTTCGGCTCGCGTTGCTGCTGGCGCGGCCGCCGTCGGGCCGCGCGGGGGCCCCCGAGGCGCAGGGTCCCGCGACGCCGGGCACTACAGCCCCGGCGGGGGGCGACCGCTGCCGCGGCTACTACGACGTGATGGGTCAGTGGGACCCGCCCTTCAACTGCAGCTCCGGCGCCTACAGCTTCTGCTGCGGCACGTGCGGCTACCGCTTCTGCTGCCACGACGGGCCGCGGCGCCTCGACCAGAGCCGCTGCTCCAACTACGACACGCCGGCCTGGGTCCAGACAGGCCGGCCGCCCGCCCGCGCCCGCGACACCGCAGCGCCCCGGGACCCGGGCCGCGAGCGCAGCCACACCGCCGTCTACGCGGTGTGCGGCGTCGCCGCGCTGCTGGTGCTGGCCGGCATCGGGGCGCGCCTGGGTCTGGAGAGGGCGCACAGCCCGCGCGCGCGGCGCACCGTGACCAG GGCGCTGACGGAGCTTCTGAAGCAGCCGGGCCCCCAGGAGCCATTGCCTCCCACCCTGGGCCCGCCCCTGGGTGACTGTGTCCAGGTGCAGATGGGGGACGGCCTCCCCCGGGGCTCCCCCCACAACAGCTCAG GTCCCAGGACTCCGCGCCTGGCTCGAGCGTCGCCTCCGGGCGAGCCGTTCATGAGGGTGGCACCCCCCGGGCTGGCTGCCGCCGCCGCTGCGCGTGACCCGGAGCCAGGCCCTGTTCCAGGCGCTGGAGGCTGCCGCGAAGACAGGCTTGGCTCGCAGCCTCGCCGGGAGAACGGTCCCCCAGGTTCTCACCGAACGGCCTCGGGGAGAGGGCTGCGGAGAGGTGACAGCGAGGGCGGAGTGACCCGGGGTATCAGGCCGAGCCGCGTCTCACTCCTCGCTCCAGACAAGAAGCGCCTCAGCAAGGCGCCCCTGGGGTCAGCCGCCCTGGGGCCCCCGCGCGGCCCGCGGCTGCAGGGTGGCTGCAGCTTGACGCTGCAGCCCGACTACGCCAAGTACGCCACGTTCAAGGCAGCCACGCTGAAGGCCAGAG AGGCCGGCCCGCGGGACTTCTGCCAGCGTTTTCCCGCCCTCGAGCCGTCCCCGCGGCAACCCCGGGCGGGGGCCCCGCGTCCCGCCCCGGACTTGCCTGCGCCCCTGGACGCCTGCCCATGGGCCCCACCGGGCTACGCGCCCCCTGCTGCGCGGGGCCCCTATGCCGCCTGGACCGCCGGTCGCCCGGCCCGGCCAGCCCCGCTCGGCCACCCGACGGCTCAGGCCTTCCAGGTACCTCGGCGGCCCGGTCACGCGGCCCGGCGCCAGTTCAGCGTGGAGAAGATGCCGGAGACCTTCAGCCCGCACCCCCCCGGCCTTTACCGCAGCGCGGGCCGCGGGTCCCGGTACCTAAGGACCAACAGCAAGACCGAGGTCACCGTGTGA